The Arachis hypogaea cultivar Tifrunner chromosome 16, arahy.Tifrunner.gnm2.J5K5, whole genome shotgun sequence genome contains a region encoding:
- the LOC140179703 gene encoding uncharacterized protein produces MVLEISIEPSMITEVETYNFTYRHYPYTVYVDDQRILCIHTTSSQTLSKWLTDLLKFTPKNTPVIVGLTAEHQFTRCTKRGVKDHRYDYISLCVGFHCLLYPLPEQADYYNAKQNPKPLCDFFANPRVIAVGMEIEKVKAKLEKHHGIELKKAFDLRAMAVEGLKEVGEKVDLWRYDLDKLAKTVLGKHFDVVRPEKKLDWFDEETWWYLYKVYTDEKTMFITIDTYLCYLIGLELHGMIHGDEAGCKSKKKVNKKKNS; encoded by the coding sequence ATGGTTCTCGAGATCAGCATTGAACCCAGCATGATCACCGAGGTCGAGACTTACAACTTCACTTACCGCCATTACCCTTACACCGTTTATGTCGACGACCAACGCATCCTCTGCATTCACACCACCTCTTCCCAAACGCTCTCCAAGTGGCTCACCGACCTTCTCAAGTTCACTCCCAAAAACACCCCGGTCATCGTCGGCCTAACCGCCGAGCACCAATTTACCAGGTGCACCAAGCGCGGTGTCAAAGACCACCGCTACGACTACATTTCCCTCTGTGTTGGCTTTCACTGCCTCCTCTACCCTCTTCCCGAACAAGCTGACTATTACAACGCGAAGCAAAACCCTAAGCCCCTCTGCGACTTCTTCGCCAACCCTAGGGTTATCGCGGTCGGAATGGAGATCGAAAAGGTGAAGGCAAAGCTGGAGAAGCACCACGGGATCGAGCTGAAGAAGGCGTTCGACCTTAGGGCGATGGCGGTAGAAGGGCTAAAAGAGGTAGGGGAGAAGGTGGATCTATGGCGGTACGATCTTGACAAGTTGGCGAAGACAGTACTAGGGAAGCACTTTGACGTGGTGAGACCGGAAAAGAAGCTGGACTGGTTCGATGAAGAAACCTGGTGGTATTTGTACAAAGTGTATACGGATGAGAAGACGATGTTCATCACCATTGATACTTATCTTTGCTACCTCATTGGTTTGGAGCTGCATGGTATGATCCATGGAGATGAAGCCGGTTGCAAGTCCAAGAAGAAGGTTAACAAAAAGAAGAACTCGTGA